In Magnetospirillum sp., the following proteins share a genomic window:
- a CDS encoding LysR substrate-binding domain-containing protein, which yields MMLDENSKGPGRREREITLSGLRTFVAVAEKRSFAGAAQALGVSQPTVSVQLAALEDACGVLLLNRRPNLELTEAGAELFVRARLAVGRAEEFATSAKDLRLMQRGSLRIGMSTPHCALPIVAAFMKSYPAVTLTTTMGNTAELLDQITRCRIDIGVMTLMEPLTSFACALVSSPRLLVCMRADDPLARRAALRPSEIAGRPMVMREVGSMTRAVVEACFEAERVPLDVRLVLASREATKEAIAAGMGLGAVFENELGEDQRLTGVPFATQPKPHGVYAVALKESLDIPTVRGFIEHVPAGARTPTAAKSKGRR from the coding sequence ATGATGCTCGACGAAAATTCCAAGGGCCCTGGTCGCCGCGAGCGGGAAATCACTTTGTCGGGCTTGCGCACCTTCGTGGCGGTTGCCGAAAAGCGCAGTTTCGCGGGCGCAGCTCAAGCCCTTGGCGTCAGCCAGCCGACGGTTTCGGTCCAGCTCGCAGCACTTGAGGACGCGTGCGGCGTGCTGCTGCTCAACCGCCGGCCGAATCTCGAATTGACCGAAGCGGGTGCCGAACTCTTCGTGCGCGCGCGCCTGGCGGTCGGCCGGGCCGAAGAGTTTGCGACGTCGGCGAAGGATCTGCGCCTGATGCAGCGCGGGTCCTTGCGGATCGGCATGTCGACGCCGCACTGCGCCCTGCCCATCGTGGCGGCGTTCATGAAGTCCTATCCCGCTGTGACCTTGACCACGACAATGGGCAACACTGCCGAACTTCTCGATCAGATCACGCGATGCCGCATCGATATCGGCGTCATGACGCTGATGGAGCCGCTTACTTCGTTCGCTTGTGCGCTTGTGTCGTCCCCGCGTCTACTCGTCTGCATGCGCGCCGACGATCCGCTCGCGCGCCGGGCGGCGTTGCGCCCGTCCGAGATTGCGGGTCGGCCAATGGTCATGCGCGAGGTTGGCTCGATGACGCGCGCCGTCGTCGAAGCGTGCTTTGAAGCCGAGCGGGTTCCTCTCGACGTGCGGCTTGTGCTGGCAAGCCGCGAAGCGACCAAGGAGGCGATCGCGGCCGGCATGGGCCTCGGCGCCGTGTTCGAGAACGAACTCGGCGAGGACCAGCGCTTGACCGGCGTGCCCTTTGCAACTCAGCCCAAACCGCACGGTGTTTATGCCGTCGCGTTGAAGGAGTCACTCGATATCCCTACCGTCCGGGGCTTTATCGAGCACGTACCCGCCGGAGCGCGCACGCCGACTGCAGCGAAATCCAAAGGACGCCGATGA
- a CDS encoding TauD/TfdA family dioxygenase, with product MTQETPPRIEVRNANGTIGADILGVNFANLASIDIPTVRSAWLERGVVRFPQCTIDDATHVAFARAFGELDFNPGTRLTGRVYIEGFPELVRVSNIVENGVPIGELGAGEADWHSDMCFIERPPSASLLRALEVPSGGGNTHFIDMVGILEALPNDLRRDISGLSIKHDAVYASSGKQRAGTIAPTGGDIRNIPGAVHPIVQRHPETGLETLYLGKRYNAYVMGLEIADSETLLDRLWQHVSNASPQHLWTQTWRIGDLIMWDNRRTMHRRDAFNGTARRLLHRAVVKG from the coding sequence ATGACCCAAGAAACCCCGCCGCGCATAGAAGTCCGAAACGCAAACGGTACAATCGGCGCCGACATTCTTGGCGTCAATTTCGCCAACCTCGCGTCGATCGACATTCCGACTGTTCGCAGCGCTTGGCTTGAGCGCGGCGTCGTTCGCTTTCCCCAATGCACGATCGACGACGCCACGCATGTCGCGTTCGCGCGCGCCTTCGGCGAGCTTGATTTCAATCCCGGCACGCGGCTTACAGGGCGCGTCTATATCGAAGGTTTTCCCGAGTTGGTAAGGGTTTCGAACATCGTCGAGAACGGCGTGCCGATCGGCGAGCTTGGTGCGGGCGAAGCCGATTGGCATTCGGACATGTGCTTCATCGAACGCCCGCCCTCGGCCTCTTTGCTTCGCGCACTCGAAGTTCCGAGCGGCGGCGGCAATACCCATTTCATCGATATGGTCGGAATTCTTGAGGCGCTCCCGAATGACCTTCGACGCGATATTTCGGGCCTCTCGATCAAGCACGACGCAGTGTACGCCTCTTCAGGTAAGCAGCGCGCTGGCACTATCGCGCCAACGGGCGGGGACATACGCAACATACCGGGTGCCGTCCATCCGATCGTTCAGCGTCACCCGGAAACTGGGCTGGAGACGCTCTATCTGGGAAAACGGTATAATGCCTATGTCATGGGCCTCGAAATTGCCGACAGCGAAACCCTGCTCGATCGCCTCTGGCAGCACGTATCAAACGCCTCGCCGCAGCATTTGTGGACACAAACTTGGCGGATCGGCGACCTGATCATGTGGGATAACCGCCGAACAATGCATCGCCGTGACGCGTTCAATGGCACCGCAAGACGACTGCTTCATAGAGCTGTTGTGAAAGGCTGA
- a CDS encoding GMC family oxidoreductase N-terminal domain-containing protein — protein MGMSVPGTRADYLIVGGGSAGCVLASRLSEDPCRRVCLVEAGPDFDAQARADLTDTYGGRAFVDPQYFWPNLRARHAQGGDDAAYKQGMLLGGGSSINGQIALRGAPADYEHWHESGAAGWNWTAVLPYFRKLETDLDFGGDLHGTTGPIAIKRTHSATWDSVTAAYARAWSRLGFAHIPDLNGEFGDGYGPLPFSNDGTTRHSASRAYLGADVRARANLAILTQTRVLRVVTENGRAVGVEAMRDGEPVRLDAERVILAAGALRTPQILMLSGIGDGNALGRHGIATIAHRPGVGKNLQDHPIVSISAYTEPTGRTVPPSRAVTAYLRYSSQVAGCEPSDMVLSGGARAMWHAVGARICALRAYIALPYSRGSVALRSGDPHVAPAIDFNGMSDPRDVRRIVGGFRLVATVLSDHLRPETVSDVFPARLSQRIEGLSRPILRNELLSRIGALAMDSSKPLRRFLIRRVITNGESLTDILQNDRTIEDYVRSTLGTSWHASGTCRMGARNDDASVVDSSGAVIGARNLFVADASIMPRITRTNTNLPTLMLAERLADLIPKAAA, from the coding sequence ATGGGAATGTCGGTCCCAGGTACGCGGGCCGACTATCTGATCGTCGGCGGCGGCTCGGCAGGTTGCGTGCTCGCCTCGCGCCTGTCCGAGGATCCGTGTCGCCGCGTTTGCCTTGTCGAAGCAGGCCCCGATTTCGATGCGCAGGCGCGCGCCGACCTGACCGATACGTATGGCGGCCGCGCTTTCGTCGATCCGCAGTATTTCTGGCCGAACTTGCGCGCCCGACATGCCCAAGGCGGCGACGACGCAGCCTACAAACAAGGCATGCTGCTGGGCGGCGGCTCGTCGATCAACGGTCAGATCGCGTTGCGCGGTGCGCCAGCCGACTACGAGCATTGGCATGAGAGCGGCGCAGCCGGCTGGAACTGGACGGCGGTGCTGCCCTATTTCCGCAAACTCGAAACCGATCTCGATTTCGGCGGCGACCTGCATGGCACGACCGGTCCCATCGCCATCAAGCGCACGCACAGTGCGACGTGGGATTCGGTCACGGCCGCCTATGCGCGCGCCTGGTCGCGCCTAGGTTTTGCCCATATTCCGGATTTGAACGGCGAATTCGGCGACGGCTACGGCCCGCTGCCCTTCAGCAACGACGGCACGACGCGCCATTCGGCATCGCGCGCTTATCTGGGCGCCGACGTGCGGGCGCGCGCCAATCTCGCGATTCTGACCCAGACGCGTGTGCTGCGCGTCGTGACCGAAAACGGGCGCGCCGTCGGTGTCGAAGCGATGCGCGACGGCGAGCCCGTCCGCCTCGACGCCGAACGCGTGATCCTCGCTGCGGGCGCCTTGCGCACGCCACAAATTCTGATGCTGTCGGGCATCGGCGACGGCAACGCGCTCGGCCGTCACGGGATCGCGACGATCGCGCACCGGCCCGGTGTCGGCAAAAATCTCCAAGACCATCCGATCGTATCGATCTCGGCCTACACCGAACCGACCGGCCGCACGGTGCCGCCCTCGCGCGCGGTGACGGCGTATCTGCGCTATTCGTCGCAAGTCGCCGGATGCGAGCCGTCCGACATGGTGCTGTCCGGCGGTGCGCGCGCGATGTGGCACGCGGTGGGTGCGCGCATCTGCGCGCTGCGCGCCTATATCGCCCTTCCCTATTCGCGCGGATCCGTCGCCTTGCGGAGCGGCGACCCGCACGTGGCACCCGCCATCGACTTCAACGGCATGTCCGACCCGCGCGACGTGCGGCGCATTGTCGGTGGCTTCCGGCTTGTCGCAACCGTGCTGAGCGACCATCTGCGCCCCGAGACGGTCAGCGACGTTTTCCCCGCGCGTCTGTCGCAACGGATCGAAGGACTGAGCCGCCCTATTTTGCGCAACGAACTTCTTTCGCGGATCGGCGCCCTTGCCATGGACAGCTCGAAGCCTTTGCGCCGTTTCCTCATTCGCCGGGTCATTACCAACGGCGAGTCGCTGACAGACATCCTGCAGAACGACCGAACAATCGAGGACTATGTGCGTTCTACACTCGGAACGTCTTGGCACGCGAGCGGGACGTGCCGTATGGGTGCTCGTAACGACGACGCCAGCGTCGTCGATTCGAGCGGTGCTGTGATCGGTGCGCGCAATCTCTTTGTTGCCGACGCATCGATCATGCCGCGGATTACGCGCACCAATACGAATCTTCCGACCCTCATGCTCGCCGAACGTCTTGCCGACCTCATTCCGAAAGCTGCCGCATGA
- a CDS encoding FAD-dependent oxidoreductase, which translates to MAQKIEHAQYDVVVVGGGCAGIAAAISAAKNGAKTLLVEAGSMIGGELITGLPVDGALNARGEWVVGGVLKEILDEHARLGGYIGPVKDWRLIWYVCIDPEIMKVAVSNVVRRHGVHVWMYSFAEDVVTRGGEVTGVVILNKRQRTLVTSKVYIDCSGDGDLAVQAGADTMVSNDKGEYQPLTMLFRISGVDSKRLLQFCVDAPENLAVGESEWMGSELTARQCAEKLYEQGQPAVFIKGNGPMIQEGIRSGDLKYETALIGIIPVSAERGEVSVNTTRIANIDATDTVKLSDAFGTLVDQVWSCVGFMRRRVPGFENAHFSGLSHRVGIRETRRIVCDYVLTGDDVLNARKREDGIGKGSHHIDIHQDGIKQVRIPVRHGGSYDMPYDMIVARGIKNVYVAGRCMSADREAHGSARVMGPCMAQGEAAGLGAAISLRSNDPGDIRSVPIRKLRDGLAMQGAVLEGTH; encoded by the coding sequence ATGGCCCAGAAAATCGAGCATGCGCAGTACGACGTTGTTGTCGTGGGCGGCGGCTGTGCGGGAATTGCGGCGGCAATCAGTGCGGCCAAGAACGGCGCCAAGACGCTGCTGGTCGAAGCCGGTTCGATGATCGGCGGCGAACTGATCACCGGTCTGCCGGTCGACGGCGCGCTCAATGCGCGCGGCGAATGGGTCGTGGGCGGCGTGCTCAAAGAAATTCTCGACGAGCATGCGCGCCTGGGCGGCTATATCGGCCCGGTCAAGGATTGGCGGCTGATCTGGTATGTTTGCATCGACCCCGAAATCATGAAGGTCGCCGTCAGCAATGTCGTGCGGCGCCACGGCGTGCATGTTTGGATGTATTCGTTTGCCGAAGATGTCGTAACGCGCGGCGGCGAAGTGACCGGCGTGGTCATCCTCAACAAGCGCCAACGCACGCTGGTCACGTCAAAGGTCTATATCGACTGTTCGGGCGACGGCGATCTTGCCGTGCAAGCCGGTGCGGACACCATGGTCTCGAACGATAAAGGCGAGTACCAGCCTTTGACGATGCTGTTCCGAATCTCGGGCGTCGATTCCAAACGTCTGCTCCAATTCTGCGTCGATGCGCCCGAAAATCTGGCTGTGGGCGAAAGCGAATGGATGGGGTCCGAGCTAACGGCGCGCCAATGCGCCGAAAAACTCTACGAACAGGGCCAGCCGGCCGTGTTCATCAAGGGCAACGGCCCCATGATCCAAGAGGGGATCCGCAGCGGCGATCTCAAATACGAAACCGCTCTCATCGGCATCATCCCCGTGTCGGCCGAGCGCGGCGAAGTGTCGGTCAACACGACCCGCATCGCCAATATTGACGCGACAGACACGGTCAAACTGTCCGATGCGTTCGGCACGCTCGTCGATCAGGTCTGGAGCTGCGTGGGATTCATGCGCCGCCGCGTCCCGGGCTTCGAGAATGCGCATTTCAGCGGCCTGTCGCATCGCGTTGGCATCCGCGAGACGCGCCGGATCGTGTGCGACTACGTGCTGACCGGCGACGACGTGCTGAACGCGCGCAAACGCGAGGACGGGATTGGTAAAGGCTCGCACCATATCGACATCCACCAAGACGGCATCAAGCAGGTGCGCATCCCGGTGCGCCATGGCGGCTCGTACGACATGCCCTACGACATGATCGTGGCGCGCGGCATCAAAAACGTTTACGTCGCCGGCCGCTGCATGTCGGCCGATCGGGAAGCGCACGGCTCGGCGCGCGTCATGGGGCCGTGCATGGCGCAAGGCGAAGCGGCCGGTCTCGGTGCTGCGATCAGCCTGCGTTCGAACGATCCGGGCGACATTCGCAGCGTGCCCATACGCAAACTTCGCGACGGGCTCGCGATGCAAGGAGCGGTGCTCGAAGGTACGCATTGA
- a CDS encoding ABC transporter ATP-binding protein → MSAVLFSGVSKSYGANVALAQLDLEVASGEFLSLLGPSGSGKSTTLGLLAGLIDADAGRIEIAGRDVTGLPPEKRDLSMVFQNYALYPHLTVFENIAFPLEARKPQPDAGAIRAKVEAVAQTLGIEALLARYPREISGGQQQRVALGRAMVRDPKVFLLDEPLSNLDARLRIRMRRDLKALHAKLGSTIVYVTHDQSEAMTLSSRIAIFNHGRLQQIASPAEIYDRPANAFVANFVGDREMNFVDGALTNVAGAPFFAFPGGTIPLAASAALVDGPREIRLGVRAEAVAALPASSPGTVGGIVLVSELAGPDLFLTVRTQDGQEILARADPRAARFGEGDNVGLQLDPTRIHLFDRESGASRHHGEM, encoded by the coding sequence ATGTCGGCAGTTCTTTTCAGCGGCGTTTCGAAATCCTACGGCGCCAACGTCGCGCTGGCGCAACTCGATCTCGAAGTCGCGTCGGGCGAGTTTCTTTCGCTGCTGGGGCCGTCGGGATCGGGCAAGTCGACCACGCTCGGCTTGCTCGCAGGCCTCATCGACGCCGATGCGGGCCGAATCGAGATCGCCGGGCGCGACGTGACGGGCCTACCGCCGGAAAAGCGGGATCTGTCTATGGTGTTCCAAAACTACGCGCTCTATCCGCATCTGACGGTGTTCGAGAACATCGCCTTCCCGCTCGAAGCGCGCAAACCGCAGCCCGATGCGGGCGCCATTCGCGCCAAAGTCGAGGCGGTAGCGCAGACCCTCGGCATCGAAGCGCTGCTGGCCCGCTATCCGCGCGAAATCTCCGGCGGCCAGCAGCAGCGCGTGGCGCTGGGTCGTGCGATGGTGCGCGATCCCAAGGTGTTTCTGCTCGACGAGCCTCTGTCGAATCTTGATGCGCGCTTGCGCATCCGCATGCGCCGCGATCTCAAAGCGCTGCACGCCAAACTCGGCTCGACCATCGTCTATGTCACGCACGACCAGTCGGAAGCCATGACGCTGTCGAGCCGCATTGCGATTTTCAACCATGGCCGATTGCAGCAAATTGCCTCGCCCGCCGAAATCTACGACCGGCCGGCGAACGCGTTCGTCGCCAACTTCGTCGGCGACCGCGAGATGAATTTTGTCGATGGCGCTTTAACGAACGTTGCCGGGGCACCCTTTTTTGCGTTTCCCGGCGGCACGATACCGCTCGCCGCATCGGCCGCACTGGTCGACGGTCCGCGCGAGATCCGTCTTGGCGTGCGCGCCGAGGCTGTCGCCGCACTGCCTGCGTCGTCGCCGGGAACCGTCGGCGGCATCGTGCTGGTCAGCGAACTGGCAGGACCCGATCTTTTTCTGACCGTGCGCACGCAAGACGGCCAGGAGATCCTCGCGCGCGCCGACCCGCGCGCCGCCCGCTTCGGCGAAGGCGACAATGTGGGTCTGCAACTCGACCCGACGCGCATCCATCTGTTCGACCGCGAGTCGGGCGCAAGCCGGCATCACGGCGAAATGTGA
- a CDS encoding carbohydrate ABC transporter permease, whose product MAAPYAEMLRRRLARTLVNAVIAAVALLPILWGFFSSLKPSDRIVEFPPRLLPETPTLEHYRRIFADQAADYIANSLAVSAASVLLTLALGAFAGYAIARFKFRGRDGLMAATVAIMSIPIASLLVPTFTLLSTVGLTDTRIGLVLLYSAYQLPVVVWMLYGYFLSLPVEIENAARVDGCSPMRALVKVVLPLSKPGLIAAGLFVLVFAWNDFVVAVTMTSSEAARTFPVAIYFYLGFYGREWGPLLAASVVSIVPIVAIFVFLQRHFVSGLTGGGVKG is encoded by the coding sequence ATGGCCGCACCCTATGCCGAAATGCTCCGTCGCCGGCTCGCGCGCACGCTCGTCAACGCCGTCATTGCGGCCGTCGCATTGCTGCCAATCCTGTGGGGGTTCTTTTCGTCGCTGAAACCGTCCGATCGGATCGTCGAATTTCCGCCGCGCCTGCTTCCCGAAACGCCGACGCTCGAACATTACCGGCGGATATTCGCCGACCAAGCAGCCGACTATATCGCCAACAGTCTGGCCGTGTCGGCGGCCAGCGTGCTGCTGACGCTGGCGCTTGGCGCGTTCGCCGGCTACGCGATCGCGCGTTTCAAGTTCCGCGGCCGCGACGGGCTGATGGCAGCGACCGTCGCAATCATGTCGATCCCGATCGCCTCGCTGCTCGTGCCGACCTTCACGCTGCTCAGCACGGTCGGGCTCACCGACACGCGCATCGGCCTCGTTCTTCTCTACAGCGCCTATCAGTTGCCCGTCGTCGTCTGGATGCTCTACGGCTATTTCCTGTCGCTGCCCGTCGAAATCGAAAATGCGGCGCGCGTCGATGGCTGCTCGCCAATGCGCGCGCTGGTCAAAGTCGTGTTGCCGCTTTCGAAGCCGGGCCTGATCGCGGCCGGCTTGTTCGTGCTCGTCTTCGCGTGGAACGACTTCGTCGTCGCCGTCACCATGACGTCGAGCGAAGCGGCACGCACGTTCCCGGTCGCGATCTATTTCTATCTCGGCTTCTACGGACGCGAATGGGGGCCGTTGCTCGCGGCATCCGTCGTTTCCATCGTACCCATCGTGGCGATTTTCGTCTTCCTGCAACGGCATTTCGTCTCCGGCCTGACCGGCGGCGGGGTCAAAGGCTGA
- a CDS encoding sugar ABC transporter permease: MRRAELWVPYRLVAPAVAMELAFVVAPLAIGFWYSLHNVRFFQIRGFVGWDNYVRVLTSPEILNSFAVTAIFAFFSLILTFTLGFALALWLERDGRLATFMRAVVLVPYMIAMLVGSMLLKWLFSQEAGLAQLALGPLGLGDTSILANPNSAMAALVFNAMWRDAAFAMIMLLAGLKSIPPGLHLAARVDGADAWMRFRRITLPLLRIPILITLVRLLIHFVNILTFPLILTGGGPGNATEVVVLKMFRLGFMDHVLGPANALAVVVFFANLALVALLLRLFKRAGRL; the protein is encoded by the coding sequence ATGCGCCGCGCCGAACTCTGGGTTCCCTACCGTCTTGTTGCACCTGCGGTTGCGATGGAGCTGGCCTTTGTCGTTGCCCCTTTGGCGATCGGCTTTTGGTACAGCTTGCACAATGTCCGGTTCTTCCAGATCCGCGGTTTCGTCGGCTGGGACAATTATGTGCGGGTGCTGACGTCGCCCGAGATCCTCAACAGTTTCGCCGTGACCGCGATCTTCGCGTTCTTCTCGCTCATCCTCACTTTCACCCTGGGCTTTGCGCTCGCACTCTGGCTCGAACGCGACGGCCGCCTCGCGACCTTCATGCGCGCGGTCGTGCTCGTTCCCTACATGATCGCGATGCTGGTCGGCTCGATGCTGCTCAAATGGCTGTTTTCGCAGGAAGCGGGACTTGCCCAGCTGGCGCTGGGTCCGCTCGGTCTTGGCGACACGTCCATCCTCGCAAACCCCAACTCAGCAATGGCCGCCCTAGTCTTCAACGCCATGTGGCGCGATGCCGCCTTTGCCATGATCATGCTGCTGGCCGGCCTCAAGAGCATCCCGCCCGGGCTGCACTTAGCCGCCCGCGTGGACGGAGCCGATGCCTGGATGCGGTTTCGGCGCATCACGCTGCCGCTGTTGCGCATTCCAATTCTGATCACGCTCGTCCGACTTCTGATCCATTTCGTTAATATCCTGACCTTTCCGCTAATCTTGACCGGCGGCGGGCCCGGCAATGCCACCGAAGTCGTGGTCCTCAAGATGTTCCGGCTCGGCTTCATGGACCATGTGCTAGGCCCCGCCAATGCTCTGGCGGTGGTGGTGTTCTTCGCTAATCTCGCCCTGGTGGCATTGCTGCTGCGACTGTTCAAACGCGCCGGGAGGCTGTAG
- a CDS encoding extracellular solute-binding protein: MAFDTTRRAALLGASALAIPAVWRRADAQVPTTVTMWTFLDPSRPGGRESALKQMIESFEARNPTVKIRVEPQVWTTLAEKFVLGHNTRNAPDICWVNAENLGLILNTDAAADLKPLVLDTWSAERRADLAVPAAIDAVTVDRRVLAMPLMAITWTLMYRRDLLAQAGLAPDSLKTWNGVLEAAKRMTRDTNGDGNPDIWGLGLGLATERFSATPAVLATVGAQNGIFGDKCRARLATQDAERALVWQSDLITKHRVTPREAIAMTSDDAIDQFAAGRYGMMIIANSRFEQIQRTAAGWNKDDLAQVGIPGWTADKAGPTVITGWFAVAWRNSPRLRDAARFIDHMASPDAMALWNAPGGQVPMLKSLAASPRMQEPANAPLKLVSEHFASSGFMMPGQCNWSRTFADFNLATQQVVLGQRSPSDALRQAERATQERQ; encoded by the coding sequence ATGGCCTTCGACACGACGCGACGCGCGGCCCTCCTGGGCGCAAGCGCTCTGGCAATCCCAGCGGTCTGGCGACGCGCCGACGCCCAAGTGCCGACGACCGTTACGATGTGGACGTTTCTCGATCCGTCGCGGCCGGGCGGGCGCGAGTCCGCGCTCAAGCAAATGATCGAATCGTTCGAAGCCAGAAATCCGACCGTCAAAATCCGCGTCGAGCCGCAAGTCTGGACCACGCTCGCCGAAAAATTCGTGCTTGGCCACAATACGCGCAATGCGCCCGACATTTGCTGGGTCAATGCCGAAAATCTCGGCCTCATTCTCAACACCGATGCGGCTGCCGATCTCAAACCGCTGGTGCTCGATACCTGGTCGGCCGAGCGGCGCGCCGATCTGGCCGTGCCCGCCGCGATCGACGCCGTGACGGTCGATCGGCGTGTTCTCGCAATGCCATTGATGGCGATTACCTGGACGCTCATGTACCGACGCGACCTGCTGGCCCAAGCCGGGTTGGCGCCCGACAGCCTCAAAACTTGGAACGGCGTGCTCGAAGCGGCCAAACGCATGACGCGCGACACCAACGGCGACGGAAATCCCGACATTTGGGGCCTCGGCCTCGGCCTTGCGACCGAGCGGTTCTCGGCCACGCCGGCCGTTCTTGCGACGGTCGGCGCACAGAACGGCATCTTCGGTGACAAGTGTCGTGCGCGTCTTGCAACCCAAGACGCGGAACGGGCATTGGTGTGGCAAAGCGACCTCATCACCAAACATCGCGTGACGCCACGCGAAGCGATCGCGATGACGTCGGACGACGCGATCGACCAGTTCGCCGCCGGCCGCTACGGCATGATGATCATCGCCAACAGCCGGTTCGAGCAGATCCAGCGCACGGCCGCAGGCTGGAACAAAGACGATCTGGCGCAAGTCGGTATCCCCGGCTGGACGGCCGACAAGGCCGGCCCCACCGTCATTACCGGCTGGTTCGCGGTTGCGTGGCGCAATTCGCCGCGCCTGCGCGACGCGGCCCGCTTCATCGACCATATGGCCAGCCCCGACGCGATGGCACTGTGGAACGCGCCCGGCGGCCAGGTTCCGATGCTCAAGAGCCTGGCGGCTTCGCCGCGCATGCAGGAACCGGCCAATGCCCCGCTAAAGCTCGTGTCCGAACATTTCGCCAGCAGCGGCTTCATGATGCCGGGCCAATGCAATTGGTCGCGCACCTTTGCCGACTTCAATCTGGCGACGCAGCAAGTCGTGCTCGGCCAACGCTCGCCCAGCGACGCGCTGCGCCAGGCCGAACGCGCCACCCAAGAACGCCAATAG
- a CDS encoding FadR/GntR family transcriptional regulator — MTKSAPKAALNRLAIVRPKRLYEQIAEQIEGLIRGGAFLEGGRLPSERELAEQLGVSRPSIREALIALEAANLIETRVGDGTYVRNGPSTLPVFPLGSSDDMGPGTLEQFEARRAVECSVAELAARRATAAEIGMLRNCVVRMRAKIAAGDPPAKEHLEFHTRLAEAARNSILAGAVRELWRLRQGPMWDLLRRHVENAESWDRGLEFRERLIAALADRDAARARKEMQRHFDRVGKLYFETKI; from the coding sequence ATGACCAAGAGCGCTCCGAAAGCCGCCCTCAATCGCCTCGCGATCGTGCGCCCCAAGCGCCTGTACGAACAGATTGCCGAACAGATCGAAGGTCTCATACGCGGCGGCGCGTTTCTCGAAGGCGGCCGCTTGCCGTCGGAGCGCGAGTTGGCCGAGCAGCTCGGTGTCAGTCGGCCGTCGATCCGCGAAGCGCTGATTGCGCTCGAAGCGGCCAATCTCATCGAAACGCGCGTCGGCGACGGAACCTATGTCCGCAATGGCCCCAGCACCTTGCCGGTTTTTCCGCTCGGTTCGTCCGACGATATGGGCCCTGGCACGCTCGAACAATTCGAAGCGCGGCGCGCGGTCGAATGCTCGGTCGCCGAACTTGCCGCAAGACGTGCAACGGCAGCCGAAATCGGGATGCTGCGTAATTGCGTAGTCCGCATGCGCGCGAAGATTGCAGCCGGGGATCCGCCGGCCAAGGAGCATCTCGAGTTCCACACGCGCTTGGCCGAAGCCGCCCGCAATTCGATCCTTGCCGGGGCGGTGCGCGAATTGTGGCGCCTGCGCCAGGGGCCTATGTGGGATCTGCTGCGCCGCCATGTCGAAAATGCCGAAAGCTGGGATCGCGGCCTCGAGTTTCGCGAGCGCCTGATCGCCGCCCTCGCGGACCGCGACGCAGCACGCGCACGCAAAGAGATGCAACGCCATTTTGACCGGGTCGGAAAACTCTATTTCGAAACCAAAATCTGA